Proteins encoded within one genomic window of Streptomyces sp. NBC_00523:
- a CDS encoding HAMP domain-containing sensor histidine kinase, producing MTGPLRRVRALPLRSRLALLVATAVAAAVAAVAVACWFVTREQLEGQLDSTLRNSTVDKEYLADLYDYCTSTAKAPPRPYTAMTVQLIDAQGTVCIAPGASALPVTEADLAVVNRQREEVLHSETDTDGVKMRVFTYQVTVTPAGPAKPRIPIGVSVARPQSEINDPLSTLAWVLLLVGGIGVVGAGAAGLWVARSGLRPVDELTEAVEHVARTEDLTVRIPAEGEDEIARLSRSFNSMTASLATSRDRQAQLIADAGHELRTPLTSLRTNIELLARSDETGRAIPPDDRRALMSSVKAQMTELAALIGDLQELARPDAAQPGPLQVVALHDITRAALHRARLRGPELTITEDLAPWYVRAEPAALERAIVNVLDNAVKFSPSHGTIDVVLHRGRLTVQDHGPGIPADELPHVFERFWRSPSARQLPGSGLGLSIVARTVQQSGGDIALTPAEGGGTEAVISLPGAPQPPPDTARE from the coding sequence ATGACGGGGCCGCTGCGCCGCGTCCGCGCGCTGCCGCTCCGCTCCCGGCTGGCCCTGCTGGTCGCGACGGCGGTCGCGGCGGCGGTGGCCGCGGTGGCGGTGGCGTGCTGGTTCGTGACGCGGGAGCAGCTGGAGGGGCAGCTGGATTCGACGTTGCGGAACTCGACGGTCGACAAGGAGTACCTCGCCGACCTGTACGACTACTGCACCAGCACCGCCAAGGCGCCGCCCCGACCCTACACGGCGATGACCGTCCAGCTCATCGACGCCCAAGGGACGGTCTGCATCGCCCCGGGCGCGTCCGCGCTGCCGGTGACCGAGGCGGACCTCGCGGTCGTCAACCGGCAGCGGGAGGAGGTGCTGCACTCGGAGACCGACACCGACGGGGTGAAGATGCGTGTCTTCACCTACCAGGTGACGGTGACACCGGCCGGGCCGGCCAAGCCGCGCATCCCGATCGGCGTCTCCGTCGCCCGCCCTCAAAGCGAGATCAACGACCCCCTGTCCACCCTCGCCTGGGTCCTCCTCCTCGTCGGCGGCATCGGCGTCGTCGGCGCGGGAGCCGCCGGGCTCTGGGTCGCCCGGTCAGGGCTGCGGCCCGTGGACGAGCTGACCGAGGCCGTCGAGCACGTGGCCAGGACCGAGGACCTGACCGTCCGCATCCCCGCCGAGGGCGAGGACGAGATCGCCCGCCTGTCCCGGTCGTTCAACTCGATGACCGCGTCCCTGGCGACCTCCCGCGACCGGCAGGCCCAGCTCATCGCGGACGCGGGCCACGAGCTGCGCACCCCGCTCACCTCGCTCCGCACCAACATCGAGCTGCTGGCCCGCAGCGACGAGACCGGCCGGGCGATCCCGCCGGACGACCGCAGGGCCCTGATGTCCTCGGTGAAGGCGCAGATGACGGAGCTGGCCGCGCTCATCGGCGACCTCCAGGAGCTGGCCCGCCCGGACGCCGCCCAGCCGGGCCCGCTCCAGGTGGTGGCCCTGCACGACATCACCCGGGCCGCCCTCCACCGCGCCCGGCTGCGCGGTCCGGAGCTGACGATCACGGAGGATCTGGCCCCCTGGTACGTACGCGCCGAACCGGCCGCCCTCGAACGGGCGATCGTCAACGTCCTGGACAACGCGGTGAAGTTCAGCCCGTCGCACGGCACGATCGACGTGGTGCTGCACCGGGGCCGCCTCACGGTCCAGGACCACGGCCCCGGGATCCCCGCCGACGAACTCCCGCACGTCTTCGAGCGCTTCTGGCGCTCCCCGTCCGCCCGCCAGCTCCCGGGCTCGGGCCTCGGTCTGTCGATCGTGGCGCGTACGGTCCAGCAGTCGGGCGGCGACATCGCCCTCACCCCGGCCGAGGGCGGCGGCACGGAGGCGGTGATCAGCCTCCCGGGGGCCCCGCAGCCGCCGCCGGACACCGCACGCGAGTAA
- a CDS encoding response regulator transcription factor: MSPAEDEPQRILIVDDEPAVREALQRSLAFEGYGTEVAVDGLDALTKAESYAPDLIVLDIQMPRMDGLTAARRIRSTGATTPILMLTARDTVGDRVTGLDAGADDYLVKPFELDELFARIRALLRRSSYATASGGPVPDDNVLSFADLRMDLSTREVMRGNRRVELTRTEFTLLEMFLAHPRQVLTREQILKAVWGFDFEPSSNSLDVYVMYLRRKTEAGGEPRLVHTVRGVGYALRSGGGDG, from the coding sequence ATGAGCCCCGCCGAAGACGAGCCGCAGCGCATCCTGATCGTCGACGACGAGCCCGCCGTGCGCGAGGCCCTGCAGCGCAGCCTCGCCTTCGAGGGATACGGCACCGAGGTCGCCGTCGACGGCCTCGACGCCCTCACCAAGGCGGAGTCGTACGCCCCCGACCTCATCGTCCTGGACATCCAGATGCCCCGCATGGACGGCCTGACCGCCGCGCGCCGCATCCGCTCCACGGGTGCCACCACGCCCATCCTGATGCTCACGGCCCGGGACACCGTCGGCGACCGCGTCACCGGACTCGACGCGGGCGCCGACGACTACCTGGTCAAGCCGTTCGAACTGGACGAGCTGTTCGCCCGCATCCGCGCGCTGCTGCGCCGCAGCTCGTACGCGACGGCCTCGGGCGGTCCGGTCCCCGACGACAACGTGCTCTCCTTCGCCGATCTGCGCATGGACCTCTCGACCCGCGAGGTCATGCGCGGCAACCGGCGCGTGGAGCTGACCCGTACCGAATTCACGCTCCTGGAGATGTTCCTCGCGCACCCGCGCCAGGTGCTGACCCGCGAGCAGATCCTGAAGGCGGTGTGGGGCTTCGACTTCGAGCCGAGCTCCAACTCCCTGGACGTGTACGTGATGTACCTGCGCCGCAAGACGGAGGCCGGCGGCGAACCGCGGCTCGTCCACACCGTGCGCGGTGTGGGGTACGCGCTCCGCTCGGGCGGGGGCGACGGATGA
- a CDS encoding S1C family serine protease yields the protein MTESQRPSGEYPMYPSYGNGEAAYPPPPSYQPAQPVFPDPVGPGVSEPPAPRRRVRKPVALLAAVAIAAAIVGGGTATVIGRLTDDPATTAAGSGIVPGTTVSQSDKGTVAGVAKALSPAIVEIGATSTAGQSTGSGVVITSDGEIVTNNHVIADASQIKVTLSTGKTYTADVVGTDADKDLALIKLQGASGLKTATLGDSSQVAVGDEVVAIGSPEGLTGTVTSGIVSALDRDVTVAKEGDNGRSQGQGQDQQGGGRQWPFEFGGQQFNGDTGESTTTYKAIQTDASLNPGNSGGALINMNGEIIGINSAMYSASSAAGQGSSSAGSVGLGFAIPVNTLKADLDTLRAGNGS from the coding sequence ATGACAGAGAGCCAGCGCCCGAGCGGCGAGTACCCGATGTACCCCTCGTACGGCAACGGCGAAGCGGCCTACCCGCCGCCGCCGTCATACCAGCCCGCCCAGCCGGTCTTCCCGGACCCGGTGGGCCCCGGAGTCTCCGAGCCGCCCGCGCCCCGGCGCCGGGTCCGCAAGCCGGTCGCGCTCCTCGCCGCCGTGGCCATCGCGGCGGCGATCGTCGGCGGCGGCACCGCCACGGTGATCGGCAGGCTCACCGACGACCCCGCCACCACGGCCGCCGGGAGCGGCATCGTGCCGGGCACCACCGTCTCGCAGAGCGACAAGGGCACGGTGGCCGGTGTGGCCAAGGCCCTCTCGCCGGCCATCGTGGAGATCGGCGCGACCTCGACGGCCGGCCAGTCCACCGGTTCGGGCGTGGTCATCACCTCGGACGGCGAGATCGTCACCAACAACCACGTCATCGCGGACGCCTCCCAGATCAAGGTCACCCTCAGCACCGGCAAGACGTACACCGCCGACGTCGTCGGCACCGACGCCGACAAGGACCTCGCGCTGATCAAGCTCCAGGGCGCGAGCGGCCTGAAGACGGCCACGCTCGGCGACTCCTCCCAGGTCGCCGTCGGCGACGAGGTCGTCGCGATCGGCTCCCCCGAGGGCCTGACCGGCACCGTCACCAGCGGCATCGTCTCCGCCCTCGACCGCGACGTCACGGTCGCCAAGGAGGGAGACAACGGCCGGAGCCAGGGACAGGGCCAGGACCAGCAGGGCGGCGGGCGCCAGTGGCCCTTCGAGTTCGGCGGACAGCAGTTCAACGGCGACACCGGCGAGTCCACCACCACGTACAAGGCCATCCAGACCGACGCCTCGCTCAACCCGGGCAACTCCGGCGGTGCGCTGATCAACATGAACGGCGAGATCATCGGCATCAACTCCGCGATGTACTCGGCGAGCTCCGCCGCCGGCCAGGGCAGCTCCAGCGCGGGCAGCGTCGGCCTCGGCTTCGCCATCCCGGTGAACACCCTGAAGGCCGACCTCGACACCCTGCGGGCCGGGAACGGCTCCTGA
- a CDS encoding LacI family DNA-binding transcriptional regulator yields MAKVTRDDVARLAGTSTAVVSYVINNGPRPVAPATRERVLAAIKELGYRPDRVAQAMASRRTDLIGMIVPDARQPFFAEMAHAVEQAAAERGKMVLVGNSDYRDEREVHYLRAFLGMRVSGLILVSQGPSERAAAEIEAWDARVVLLHERPEAIDDVAVVTDDIGGAQLATRHLLEHGNAYVACLGGTEETPAVGDPVADHVEGWRRAMHESGRSTEGRLFQAPYNRYDAYQVALELLAGPDRPPAIFCATDDQAIGVLRAARELRIDVPGELAVAGFDDVKEAGLTDPPLTTVSSDRPAMARAAVDLVLDDSLRVSGSRRERLKQFPSALVVRRSCGCGEPPASA; encoded by the coding sequence GTGGCCAAGGTGACGCGGGACGATGTGGCGAGACTGGCGGGGACGTCGACCGCAGTGGTCAGTTACGTCATCAACAACGGACCCCGGCCGGTCGCCCCGGCCACGCGCGAGCGGGTGCTCGCCGCGATCAAGGAGCTGGGCTACCGGCCCGACCGGGTCGCCCAGGCGATGGCCTCGCGGCGGACCGATCTCATAGGGATGATCGTGCCGGACGCCCGGCAGCCGTTCTTCGCGGAGATGGCGCACGCGGTCGAACAGGCCGCCGCCGAGCGCGGGAAAATGGTCCTCGTCGGCAACTCCGACTACCGCGACGAGCGCGAGGTCCACTACCTGCGGGCCTTCCTCGGCATGCGGGTCTCCGGACTCATCCTGGTCAGCCAGGGCCCGAGCGAGCGCGCCGCCGCGGAGATAGAGGCGTGGGACGCCCGGGTCGTGCTGCTGCACGAGCGGCCCGAGGCCATCGACGACGTCGCGGTCGTCACGGACGACATCGGCGGCGCCCAGCTCGCCACCCGCCACCTCCTGGAGCACGGCAACGCGTACGTGGCCTGCCTCGGCGGTACGGAGGAGACCCCGGCGGTCGGTGACCCGGTCGCCGACCACGTCGAGGGGTGGCGGCGCGCGATGCACGAGTCGGGCCGCTCGACGGAGGGCCGGCTCTTCCAGGCCCCGTACAACCGCTACGACGCCTATCAGGTGGCCCTGGAGCTGCTCGCCGGGCCGGACAGGCCGCCGGCCATCTTCTGCGCCACGGACGACCAGGCGATCGGCGTGCTGCGGGCCGCGCGCGAGCTGCGCATCGATGTGCCGGGCGAGCTGGCCGTCGCCGGGTTCGACGACGTCAAGGAGGCCGGGCTGACCGACCCGCCGCTCACCACGGTCTCCTCGGACCGTCCGGCGATGGCGCGGGCGGCGGTGGACCTGGTGCTCGACGACTCGCTGCGGGTGTCGGGGTCGCGGCGCGAGCGGCTGAAGCAGTTCCCCTCGGCGCTGGTGGTCCGCCGCTCGTGCGGCTGCGGAGAGCCGCCGGCCTCCGCCTGA
- a CDS encoding response regulator transcription factor yields the protein MSSLLLLTNALQPSTEVLPALGLLLHSVRVAPAEGPALVDTPGADVILVDGRRDLPQVRSLCQLLRSTGPGCPLILVVTEGGLAAVTADWGIDDVLLDTAGPAEVEARLRLATGRQQITADDSPMEIRNGDLSVDEATYSAKLKGRVLDLTFKEFELLKYLAQHPGRVFTRAQLLQEVWGYDYFGGTRTVDVHVRRLRAKLGPEHESLIGTVRNVGYRFVAPEKVERAAEEAKAAKREVTRSEQPRVAEVTEEAPVRPAKR from the coding sequence ATGAGCTCTCTGCTGCTCCTCACGAATGCCCTCCAGCCCTCGACGGAGGTGCTTCCCGCCCTCGGTCTCCTGCTTCACAGCGTGCGCGTCGCACCCGCCGAGGGCCCCGCGCTCGTGGACACCCCGGGGGCCGACGTGATCCTCGTGGACGGGCGCCGCGACCTCCCGCAGGTCCGCTCGCTCTGCCAGCTGCTGCGGTCCACCGGACCCGGCTGTCCGCTGATCCTCGTCGTCACGGAGGGCGGCCTCGCGGCCGTCACCGCCGACTGGGGCATCGACGACGTCCTGCTGGACACCGCGGGCCCCGCCGAGGTCGAGGCCCGGCTGCGGCTGGCGACCGGCCGCCAGCAGATCACCGCCGACGACTCCCCGATGGAGATCCGCAACGGTGACCTGTCGGTGGACGAGGCGACGTACAGCGCGAAACTCAAGGGCCGGGTCCTCGACCTGACCTTCAAGGAATTCGAACTGCTGAAGTACCTGGCGCAGCACCCGGGCCGGGTCTTCACCCGCGCCCAGCTGCTCCAGGAGGTCTGGGGCTACGACTACTTCGGCGGTACGCGCACGGTCGACGTCCACGTACGGCGGCTGCGCGCCAAGCTCGGCCCGGAGCACGAGTCGCTGATCGGGACCGTGCGGAACGTGGGCTACCGCTTCGTCGCCCCCGAGAAGGTCGAGCGGGCGGCGGAGGAGGCCAAGGCGGCCAAGCGGGAGGTCACCCGTTCGGAGCAGCCACGCGTAGCCGAGGTCACGGAAGAAGCCCCGGTCCGGCCTGCCAAGAGGTAG